In one window of Arctopsyche grandis isolate Sample6627 chromosome 6, ASM5162203v2, whole genome shotgun sequence DNA:
- the LOC143913842 gene encoding uncharacterized protein LOC143913842, which produces MRFRICFILIFTVYYVTGDPLPSKTISRNSGTSSSRQSHSSSSHSSHSTHHSAAAHNPVHLSYASGSHNTHRPHQSHSSGSSGYAYPKSSGLSGTSHQSHGSSVSHSTHSYPSSPSLSGNSYKPSSSSSNTHRYGFVAPVTSKPSSVHAYPQSSGFSGTSHQSHGSYGSTYKPQTARVTHQSSASASGTHNTHSYPSSPSLSGNSQKPSGSTSKYGFVVPKQPAYNVASSTQSSRHHYPQSYGFSGTQTGGAYNPITPKTTYQNANYQTVTHGYPQSTGLSGSHNTHSYPSSPSLSGNSNKSSGFVVPKQETHNNPPAAYNPVLLSYPSGSQNTRKPQQSHNVTSSGSSSRPSYQSRGSSKTTAKPKTIHVTHHTTAKPKTIRVFHHTSATTSGQNTYPQSGSVHHPHTANTVNTNLNSPTVTYKNTGHFGTSNYPQQPSTVHHTVNNYQYVPATQVHPNYHIPPSGGFGAYGGYSNYGGYGQGFAQPSYNGPVYVPVYHKDSGSSTNSLLTGLALWNLERRRSHTDHIHHYSSGSTHTQPKEQSNFQKLSDLKDCSLSITSAEGTKTTTIPCEIASSFAMSNENNKHPQVLPNGMVSTTNCTISVTKVNKLEITMIPCEVLNQKAASAEPPNPAQPDRLVQLFPAPSMEVIPLKKTPSPPVIDIPPDIVTNSVSASPIANSTPNPVSDSPIANSTPNPVSYSPIANSTTNPVSDSPIANSTPNPVSYSPIANSTTNPVSDSPIANSTPNSVSDAPLTISKSNSLSNSPITYSTPSSVSDSSVTNSTPNPVSDSSSENSSPNPVSDSSGINMTPNPVSVPSVTISIPNQLSTTEKNPIAA; this is translated from the coding sequence ATGAGATTCCGGATATGTTTTATACTCATATTCACCGTGTACTATGTGACTGGAGACCCACTGCCAAGTAAAACCATTAGTAGAAATTCAGGAACAAGTTCAAGTAGACAATCACACAGTTCTTCGAGCCACTCAAGCCATTCAACACATCATTCTGCAGCAGCTCATAATCCAGTCCATCTGTCCTACGCATCAGGCAGCCACAACACTCACAGGCCACATCAAAGTCACAGTAGTGGCTCTTCGGGATACGCTTATCCTAAAAGCTCAGGATTATCTGGAACTTCACATCAAAGTCACGGATCATCTGTAAGTCATAGCACTCATAGTTATCCTTCAAGCCCTTCCCTTTCTGGCAACAGTTACAAACCAAGCAGTAGCAGTAGTAACACTCATCGCTATGGATTCGTGGCACCAGTCACTAGCAAACCCTCTTCAGTACACGCTTATCCTCAAAGCTCAGGATTCTCTGGAACTTCACATCAAAGCCATGGATCATATGGAAGCACTTACAAGCCACAAACGGCACGTGTTACCCATCAAAGCTCTgcttcagcttctggaacccACAACACTCATAGCTATCCTTCAAGCCCTTCCCTTTCTGGCAACAGTCAGAAACCAAGTGGTAGCACCAGTAAATATGGATTCGTGGTACCAAAACAACCAGCTTATAATGTCGCCAGCAGCACACAGTCATCGAGACACCATTATCCTCAAAGCTATGGATTTTCTGGCACTCAAACTGGAGGTGCTTATAATCCAATCACACCCAAAACTACTTACCAAAATGCGAATTATCAAACGGTAACGCATGGATATCCTCAAAGCACAGGATTATCTGGAAGCCATAACACTCATAGTTATCCCTCAAGCCCTTCTCTTTCCGGCAACAGTAACAAATCAAGTGGATTCGTGGTACCAAAGCAGGAAACCCATAATAATCCCCCAGCAGCTTATAATCCCGTCCTTTTATCGTACCCATCGGGAAGTCAAAATACTCGTAAGCCACAGCAAAGTCACAATGTTACCAGTAGCGGTTCCTCTTCAAGACCTTCTTATCAAAGTCGTGGATCATCCAAAACCACTGCCAAACCAAAAACGATACACGTTACTCATCATACCACTGCCAAACCAAAAACAATACGCGTTTTTCATCATACCTCTGCTACAACTTCAGGACAAAACACTTATCCTCAAAGTGGAAGTGTTCATCATCCACACACAGCAAATACTGTGAATACCAACTTGAATTCTCCGACAGTAACATATAAAAACACAGGACATTTCGGAACATCTAATTATCCACAACAGCCATCTACCGTTCATCATACAGTGAACAACTACCAGTATGTACCTGCTACACAAGTTCATCCAAATTACCACATACCACCTTCCGGAGGATTTGGTGCTTATGGAGGATACAGTAACTATGGAGGATATGGTCAAGGGTTTGCCCAACCTTCTTATAATGGCCCAGTATATGTTCCCGTGTATCATAAAGACTCTGGATCAAGTACAAATAGCCTATTGACCGGTTTAGCACTTTGGAATTTAGAAAGAAGAAGGAGTCATACGGACCACATCCACCATTATAGTTCTGGCTCTACTCATACGCAACCCAAAGAACAGTCTAACTTTCAAAAACTTAGCGATCTCAAAGACTGCTCACTATCCATCACTTCTGCAGAAGGTACTAAAACAACAACAATACCATGTGAGATAGCTTCATCTTTCGCCATGAGCAATGAAAACAACAAACATCCACAAGTGCTTCCCAACGGCATGGTAAGCACCACCAATTGTACCATATCGGTCACAAAAGTTAACAAACTTGAAATTACTATGATCCCTTGTGAAGTTTTGAACCAAAAAGCTGCTTCTGCTGAACCTCCCAATCCTGCCCAACCCGATCGATTAGTTCAACTGTTTCCAGCTCCATCTATGGAGGTGATTCCTTTGAAGAAGACACCATCACCACCAGTGATTGATATTCCACCCGATATAGTAACAAATTCAGTATCTGCTTCTCCAATAGCCAACTCGACACCTAATCCAGTATCTGATTCTCCAATAGCCAACTCGACACCTAATCCAGTATCTTATTCTCCAATAGCCAACTCGACAACCAATCCAGTATCTGATTCTCCAATAGCCAACTCGACACCTAATCCAGTATCTTATTCTCCAATAGCCAACTCGACAACCAATCCAGTATCTGATTCTCCAATAGCCAACTCGACACCTAATTCAGTATCTGATGCTCCACTAACAATCTCAAAATCAAATTCACTATCTAATTCTCCAATAACATACTCGACACCTAGTTCAGTATCTGATTCTTCAGTAACAAACTCGACACCTAATCCAGTATCTGATTCTTCATCAGAAAATTCGTCACCAAATCCAGTATCTGATTCTTCAGGAATTAATATGACACCTAATCCAGTGTCTGTACCTTCAGTTACAATTTCAATACCAAATCAATTATCTACAACGGAGAAAAACCCAATTGCAGCATAA